A window of the Artemia franciscana chromosome 21, ASM3288406v1, whole genome shotgun sequence genome harbors these coding sequences:
- the LOC136041010 gene encoding serine proteinase stubble-like, with translation MNVTVTGWGRLSEGGILPNVLQQVTLPVISNDKCKTMFLKSGRHEFIPDIFLCTGYDEGGRDACQPFAYSNQDLTGRI, from the exons ATGAACGTAACTGTTACCGGTTGGGGAAGATTAAGTGAAGGTGGAATATTGCCAAATGTTTTGCAACAG GTTACACTGCCTGTCATCAGTAATGACAAATGTAAAACTATGTTTTTGAAGTCAGGTCGACATGAGTTTATTCCTGATATATTTCTCTGTACTGGATATGATGAAGGAGGTCGCGATGCATGCCAG CCTTTTGCCTACTCAAATCAGGATTTGACAGGGAGAATATGA